A genomic region of Azoarcus sp. KH32C contains the following coding sequences:
- a CDS encoding VanZ family protein has translation MPPARAVSSLPRTLTIAYGLLIVYACLHPLTGWRLTGLPLLDFLSAPWPKYYRGADIVLNVLGFLPFGFVLAPALPQRLGRIGDIAVATLIAATLSFAMEFTQNFIPTRVSSNVDLGCNTLGGLIGAIFGARWGHPLFDERGWLHRWRTARIIPGHLGDFGLILLALWLLAQLTPDRVLFVSGDLRQLLGLPTPLHFEAERFILLETMQVAITLVGVGLFARCMMPSVSVPAILLLLVLGVGAKTLATASFFDPGAPLLWLTPGTRQGLIYGLPALGIALALPRLFQHALAGVALLAATSLTNLLPDNPYFQAGHRLLLQGNFLNFHGLTQLTASLWPFAALAYLSAVGLWRGEHLAKRPVE, from the coding sequence ATGCCCCCCGCGCGTGCCGTTTCTTCCCTGCCGCGCACCCTGACGATCGCCTACGGGCTGCTGATCGTCTACGCCTGCCTCCACCCGCTCACCGGCTGGCGCCTCACCGGGCTGCCGCTGCTCGACTTCCTCTCTGCCCCGTGGCCGAAGTACTACCGCGGCGCGGACATCGTCCTCAACGTGCTGGGCTTCCTGCCCTTCGGCTTCGTGCTCGCCCCGGCGCTGCCGCAGCGACTCGGGCGCATCGGCGACATTGCCGTCGCGACGCTGATCGCCGCGACCCTCAGCTTCGCGATGGAATTCACGCAGAACTTCATTCCGACGCGCGTTTCCTCGAACGTCGATCTCGGCTGCAACACACTCGGCGGCCTGATCGGCGCGATCTTCGGCGCGCGGTGGGGGCATCCGCTCTTCGATGAACGGGGCTGGCTGCATCGCTGGCGCACCGCTCGCATCATCCCCGGCCACCTCGGCGACTTCGGCCTGATCCTGCTCGCGCTGTGGCTGCTGGCGCAGCTCACGCCGGACCGGGTGCTCTTCGTCAGCGGCGACCTGCGCCAGCTGCTGGGGCTACCGACGCCCCTGCATTTCGAAGCCGAACGCTTCATCCTGCTCGAGACGATGCAGGTCGCGATCACGCTCGTCGGCGTCGGCCTCTTCGCGCGCTGCATGATGCCCAGCGTCAGCGTGCCGGCGATCCTGCTCCTCCTCGTGCTCGGCGTCGGTGCCAAGACGCTCGCGACGGCGTCCTTCTTCGACCCCGGCGCGCCGCTGCTGTGGCTCACGCCCGGCACACGGCAAGGCCTGATCTACGGGCTGCCTGCGCTCGGCATCGCGCTGGCGCTGCCGCGCCTCTTCCAGCACGCGCTGGCGGGGGTCGCGCTACTCGCGGCGACGAGCCTCACGAACCTGCTGCCCGACAACCCCTACTTCCAGGCCGGCCACCGCCTGCTGCTGCAGGGAAACTTCCTCAATTTCCACGGACTCACCCAGCTGACGGCGAGCCTCTGGCCCTTCGCCGCGCTCGCCTAC
- a CDS encoding SCP2 domain-containing protein: protein MSSFRLPAFTLPAPLARLAARLPQRPPTLMLTTALNLALGRVLSREDLEPLTGRHLRMCVRDAGLTLDFTLGPRGFSALSGAGTPDLTLTANVRDYIALALREEDADTLFFGRRLLMEGATDLGLLVKNTLDAIDWDALVKEYAPAKVLGRFLPTSRRASEHSRIAIGS, encoded by the coding sequence ATGAGCTCATTCCGCCTCCCGGCCTTCACGCTGCCCGCGCCGCTCGCGCGCCTCGCCGCGCGCCTGCCGCAACGCCCGCCGACCCTGATGCTGACGACCGCGCTGAACCTCGCGCTCGGCCGCGTGCTGTCGCGCGAAGACCTCGAACCCCTGACCGGCCGCCACCTGCGCATGTGCGTGCGTGACGCCGGCCTGACGCTCGACTTCACGCTCGGGCCGCGCGGCTTCTCGGCGCTGTCGGGCGCGGGCACGCCCGACCTGACGCTGACCGCCAACGTGCGCGACTACATCGCGCTCGCGCTACGCGAGGAAGACGCCGACACGCTGTTCTTCGGCCGCCGCCTGCTGATGGAAGGCGCGACCGACCTCGGCCTGCTGGTCAAGAACACGCTCGACGCCATCGACTGGGATGCGCTGGTCAAGGAATACGCGCCGGCCAAGGTCCTGGGTCGCTTCCTGCCGACCTCGCGCCGCGCGAGCGAGCACTCGCGCATCGCGATCGGCAGCTGA
- a CDS encoding U32 family peptidase encodes MKIALGPLLYYWSRQSTLDFYAQIAESEADIVYLGETVCSRRHELRLDDWLEVGEMLADAGKEVVMSSQALIESESDLKALRRIVGKAEFRVEANDMSAVHVLSAAGRGDWIAGPTLNIFNPQTLSLMAESGATRWMAPPEMSGEVLTELLASGAPAIETEVLAWGRLPLAHSARCFTARHYNLQKDTCEFRCLGMKDGLVLRTREGEPFLTLNGVQTQSARVHNLLGDLASVRRTAQVLRVSPQGDHTVEVLKLFRDAVADEVSPQDAFRRSAEWMVEAPCNGFWHGRPGVEQYVKS; translated from the coding sequence ATGAAAATCGCTCTTGGACCCCTGCTGTACTACTGGTCGCGCCAGTCGACCCTCGACTTCTACGCGCAGATCGCAGAAAGCGAAGCCGACATCGTCTATCTCGGCGAAACCGTCTGCTCGCGCCGCCACGAACTACGCCTCGACGACTGGCTCGAAGTCGGCGAGATGCTCGCCGACGCCGGCAAGGAAGTCGTCATGTCCTCGCAGGCGCTGATCGAGTCCGAATCGGACCTGAAGGCGCTGCGCCGCATCGTGGGCAAGGCCGAATTCCGCGTCGAAGCCAACGACATGTCGGCCGTGCACGTGCTCTCGGCCGCCGGCCGGGGCGACTGGATCGCCGGGCCGACGCTCAACATCTTCAACCCGCAGACGCTGTCGCTGATGGCCGAATCGGGCGCCACGCGCTGGATGGCCCCGCCGGAGATGTCGGGCGAAGTGCTCACCGAACTCCTCGCCAGCGGCGCACCGGCGATCGAGACCGAAGTCCTCGCCTGGGGGCGCCTGCCGCTCGCGCACTCGGCGCGCTGCTTCACCGCCCGCCACTACAACCTGCAGAAGGACACCTGCGAGTTCCGCTGCCTCGGCATGAAGGACGGCCTCGTGCTGCGCACCCGCGAAGGCGAGCCCTTCCTGACGCTCAACGGCGTGCAGACGCAGTCGGCGCGCGTGCACAATCTGCTCGGCGATCTCGCCTCGGTGCGCCGCACGGCGCAGGTGCTGCGCGTGAGTCCGCAGGGCGACCACACCGTCGAGGTGCTGAAGCTCTTCCGCGACGCCGTCGCCGACGAAGTGTCACCGCAGGACGCCTTCCGCCGCAGCGCCGAATGGATGGTCGAAGCCCCGTGCAACGGCTTCTGGCATGGCCGTCCCGGCGTCGAACAATACGTCAAATCCTGA
- a CDS encoding peptidase U32 family protein, translated as MTTHTKIELVCPAGSLPALKTAVDHGADCVYLGFKDATNARNFTGLNFDAKAMAEGVRYAHDRKRKVLLALNTYPQASNWAGWTAAVDRAADLGIDAIIVADPGLMAYARKTHPDLRLHLSVQGSATSYEAINFYAERFGIQRAVLPRVLSLAQVEQVIANTKVEIEVFGFGGLCVMVEGRCALSAYATGESPNCNGACSPGKHVRWEQTPQGMETRLNGILIDRFADGERAGYPTLCKGRFDVNGETYYAIEEPTSLNTLELLPDLARAGVRAIKIEGRQRSPAYTGQVTRVWREALDRVMRDADSFTVQPAWIAELDKVSEGRSHTLGAYYRPWK; from the coding sequence ATGACCACCCATACCAAAATCGAACTCGTCTGCCCGGCAGGAAGCCTGCCGGCGCTGAAGACGGCCGTCGACCATGGTGCCGACTGTGTCTATCTCGGCTTCAAGGACGCGACCAACGCGCGCAACTTCACCGGCCTGAATTTCGACGCCAAGGCGATGGCCGAAGGCGTGCGCTACGCCCACGACCGCAAGCGCAAGGTGCTGCTCGCGCTCAACACTTACCCGCAGGCGAGCAACTGGGCGGGCTGGACCGCCGCCGTGGACCGCGCCGCCGACCTCGGCATCGACGCGATCATCGTCGCCGACCCCGGCCTGATGGCCTACGCGCGCAAGACCCACCCCGACCTGCGCCTGCACCTCTCGGTGCAAGGCTCGGCCACCAGCTACGAGGCGATCAACTTCTACGCCGAACGCTTCGGCATCCAGCGCGCCGTGCTGCCGCGCGTGCTGTCGCTCGCCCAGGTCGAGCAGGTGATCGCCAACACGAAGGTCGAGATCGAAGTCTTCGGCTTCGGCGGCCTGTGCGTGATGGTCGAAGGCCGCTGCGCGCTGTCGGCCTACGCCACCGGCGAGTCGCCGAACTGCAACGGCGCCTGCTCGCCGGGCAAGCACGTGCGCTGGGAACAAACCCCGCAGGGCATGGAAACCCGCCTCAACGGCATCCTCATCGACCGCTTCGCCGACGGCGAACGCGCCGGCTACCCGACGCTGTGCAAGGGCCGCTTCGACGTGAACGGCGAGACCTACTACGCGATCGAGGAACCGACCAGCCTCAACACGCTGGAGCTCCTGCCCGATCTCGCCCGCGCCGGCGTGCGCGCGATCAAGATCGAAGGCCGCCAGAGGAGTCCGGCCTACACCGGCCAGGTCACGCGCGTGTGGCGCGAGGCGCTCGACCGCGTGATGCGCGACGCCGACAGCTTCACCGTGCAGCCCGCGTGGATCGCCGAGCTCGACAAAGTCTCCGAAGGCCGCAGCCACACGCTCGGCGCGTACTACCGGCCGTGGAAGTGA
- a CDS encoding extracellular solute-binding protein: protein MARPFRSLLITLACALGLAGAHAEDKFITVASTTSTEQSGLFGHLLPIFEQQSGIKVRVVALGTGQALDTARRGDADVVFVHDRPAEEKFVAEGYGVERKEVMYNDFILVGPKSDPAKVAGGHDIVEALKKVEAAKAPFVSRGDKSGTHAAELRLWKVAGIDIDQAKGPWYRDSGSGMGPALNMAAALGAYILADRGTWLSFKNRQDLVIAVEGDKRLFNQYGVILVNPAKHPHVKRELGQQFIDWVVSPAGQKAIADYKIGGEQLFFPNAAKQ, encoded by the coding sequence ATGGCTCGTCCCTTCCGTTCCCTGCTGATCACCCTGGCCTGCGCGCTGGGCCTCGCCGGCGCCCACGCCGAGGACAAGTTCATCACCGTCGCCTCGACGACCTCGACCGAGCAGTCCGGCCTCTTCGGCCACCTGCTGCCGATCTTCGAACAGCAGTCCGGTATCAAGGTACGCGTCGTCGCACTGGGCACCGGGCAGGCGCTCGATACGGCGCGACGCGGCGACGCCGACGTCGTCTTCGTGCATGACCGGCCCGCGGAGGAGAAATTCGTCGCCGAAGGCTACGGCGTCGAACGCAAGGAAGTGATGTACAACGACTTCATCCTCGTCGGCCCGAAGAGCGACCCGGCGAAAGTCGCCGGCGGTCACGACATCGTCGAAGCGCTGAAGAAGGTCGAGGCCGCCAAGGCGCCCTTCGTGTCGCGCGGCGACAAGAGCGGCACGCACGCCGCCGAACTGCGTCTGTGGAAAGTCGCCGGCATCGACATCGACCAGGCGAAGGGGCCGTGGTACCGCGATTCGGGCTCCGGCATGGGCCCCGCGCTCAACATGGCGGCCGCGCTCGGCGCCTACATCCTCGCCGACCGCGGCACCTGGCTGTCGTTCAAGAACCGCCAGGATCTCGTGATCGCAGTCGAGGGCGACAAGCGGCTCTTCAACCAGTACGGCGTGATCCTCGTCAATCCCGCCAAGCACCCGCACGTCAAGCGCGAACTCGGCCAGCAGTTCATCGACTGGGTGGTCTCGCCCGCCGGCCAGAAGGCCATCGCCGACTACAAGATCGGTGGCGAGCAGCTCTTCTTCCCCAACGCCGCGAAGCAGTAA
- a CDS encoding TetR/AcrR family transcriptional regulator, with amino-acid sequence MSSLPISDGRRERKRLQTIEHLVSSAFDLFAEHGYEKVTMEQIAARADVAKGTLYKHFPVKEALVRHRFHGELAAASPALLEELRALPDCVARLRAFMHASAAFSERHREYLGPYLHYRLSEPVDTLGRDNRSGLDQIYARLLAQGQASGEITDALPAQHLADYLQFLHLGVLLRWQREPEMSLVAAFDGMLALFLDGARARRTT; translated from the coding sequence ATGTCCAGCCTTCCGATTTCCGACGGTCGCCGCGAGCGCAAGCGTCTGCAGACGATCGAGCATCTAGTGAGCAGCGCCTTCGATCTCTTTGCCGAACATGGCTACGAGAAAGTCACGATGGAACAGATCGCGGCCCGTGCCGACGTCGCGAAGGGCACGCTGTACAAGCACTTCCCGGTGAAGGAGGCGCTCGTCCGGCATCGCTTCCACGGCGAGCTCGCGGCGGCCTCGCCTGCGCTGCTCGAAGAGCTGCGGGCCTTGCCGGACTGCGTAGCGCGCCTGCGCGCCTTCATGCACGCGTCGGCGGCCTTCTCCGAGCGTCATCGGGAATATCTCGGCCCCTACCTGCACTATCGCCTGAGCGAGCCGGTGGATACGCTGGGGCGCGACAACCGCAGCGGTCTCGACCAGATCTATGCGCGGCTGCTGGCGCAGGGGCAGGCGAGCGGCGAGATCACCGATGCCTTGCCGGCGCAGCATCTCGCCGATTACCTGCAGTTCCTGCACCTGGGCGTGCTGCTGCGCTGGCAGCGGGAGCCGGAAATGTCGCTCGTGGCGGCCTTCGACGGGATGCTGGCGCTCTTCCTCGATGGTGCCCGCGCGCGGAGGACGACATGA
- a CDS encoding PEP/pyruvate-binding domain-containing protein has product MSEDPVLILDLAAAAEIGPASAGGKGAQLGRLARYGFPVPDGFVISTAALGLAMAGEDAAGDDPEALAVVRARIESAPLPSLLADVLRDELCRRGWEDTPLAVRSSAPMEDSGRASFAGIHRSELDVVGFDAVADAVKTVWASLWTPQAVAYRSRVGVAEAAMAVVVMPMLKALAAGVAFSCEPASGRDDQVAINAVAGLADGLVAGRESGEEIVLEADPVSEDYRVLHRRGVSSGLPDACAVELAHLVRETAFALDYGAPWFDIEWVWDGAGFHLVQARPVTARPWYTYPALAGQPALWSNGNTRDVAPHVMTACEWVTCRRWANQLLEQGWRIAGYPVLPGAQRAALFQGRLYLNASFIQWEGYAALGIVPAAMNRLLGGHHSEIAVPPPTLRDRVAWLGRMLRYLVKSGGQRRLGRQQVEAAHVASAAWRAEDLSLLSNAELWRRIASLGLHYRRQEGLIFLQGSSGGTLSMLLDLIERYLPGESHALAAALMAGGEPSVTARQAYELQALAATAAADPDIAAWLRSGSDAWQDLPEDNPFRREFADFLERYGHRGIYESYLRSPRWRDDPGYLLRQIAGLMDCDAAAMRARQTQAREAAREHLARKMPFWARRWAEALARTAMRECNDREAARSAFTAYGEVARRLMLEAGRRLVASGGLAAAEDIFHLMPPEWDAALAGQLTGAPLRNRVADRQRLCAQWEANPAPDVVVDGASAPAAAPTAAGARDGGWHGTAVGAGLATGPARPIRRPEEGGHLAPGNILVAPSTDPAWTPLFLKAGGLVMETGGYLSHGAIVAREFAIPAVVNLPGILDEIGDGAPVEVDGRRGTVRRFG; this is encoded by the coding sequence ATGAGCGAGGACCCGGTCCTGATTCTCGACTTGGCTGCAGCGGCCGAGATCGGTCCCGCCAGCGCGGGCGGAAAGGGCGCCCAGCTCGGGCGCTTGGCGCGTTACGGCTTCCCCGTGCCCGACGGTTTTGTGATTTCGACCGCCGCGCTCGGGCTCGCGATGGCGGGGGAGGACGCTGCGGGCGACGACCCCGAAGCCCTTGCCGTCGTGCGTGCACGGATCGAATCGGCGCCGCTGCCGTCGCTACTTGCGGACGTCCTGCGCGACGAACTTTGCCGTCGCGGCTGGGAAGACACGCCGCTCGCGGTGCGCTCTTCGGCGCCGATGGAGGACTCCGGGCGCGCGTCCTTCGCCGGCATCCATCGCAGCGAACTGGACGTCGTCGGCTTCGACGCCGTCGCGGATGCGGTGAAAACCGTGTGGGCCTCGCTGTGGACGCCGCAGGCGGTCGCCTATCGCAGTCGCGTTGGCGTCGCCGAGGCTGCCATGGCCGTCGTCGTGATGCCGATGCTCAAGGCCCTCGCCGCGGGCGTTGCCTTCAGTTGCGAGCCGGCGAGCGGACGCGACGACCAGGTCGCGATCAATGCCGTCGCCGGGCTCGCGGACGGCCTCGTCGCGGGACGCGAAAGCGGCGAGGAAATCGTCCTCGAAGCCGATCCGGTGAGCGAGGACTATCGCGTCCTGCACCGGCGCGGAGTGTCGTCGGGACTTCCCGACGCGTGCGCGGTCGAGCTCGCGCATCTCGTCCGCGAAACGGCTTTCGCGCTGGATTACGGTGCACCGTGGTTCGACATCGAATGGGTATGGGACGGCGCGGGCTTTCATCTCGTGCAGGCGCGCCCGGTCACCGCGCGGCCCTGGTACACCTATCCCGCGCTCGCCGGCCAGCCGGCGCTGTGGTCCAACGGCAACACGCGCGACGTCGCGCCGCATGTGATGACAGCCTGCGAGTGGGTCACGTGCCGCCGCTGGGCGAACCAGCTGTTGGAGCAGGGCTGGCGGATCGCCGGTTATCCGGTCTTGCCCGGCGCGCAGCGCGCCGCGCTCTTCCAGGGGCGGCTCTACCTGAACGCGTCCTTCATCCAGTGGGAAGGCTACGCCGCCCTGGGCATCGTCCCCGCGGCAATGAACCGGCTGCTCGGCGGCCATCATTCCGAGATCGCGGTGCCGCCACCGACACTGCGGGATCGGGTCGCATGGCTGGGACGCATGCTGCGCTATCTCGTGAAGTCGGGCGGCCAGCGCCGGCTCGGCCGCCAACAGGTGGAAGCGGCACATGTCGCGAGTGCCGCATGGCGTGCCGAGGACCTGAGCCTGCTGAGCAACGCGGAGCTGTGGCGGCGGATCGCGTCATTGGGGCTGCACTACCGCCGGCAGGAGGGGCTGATCTTCCTGCAGGGTTCGAGCGGCGGGACGCTGTCGATGCTGCTCGATCTGATCGAGCGCTACCTCCCGGGCGAATCGCACGCGCTCGCCGCAGCGCTGATGGCGGGCGGCGAGCCGAGCGTCACGGCGCGCCAGGCCTACGAGCTGCAGGCGCTCGCCGCGACGGCCGCCGCCGATCCCGACATCGCGGCATGGCTGCGCAGCGGCTCGGATGCGTGGCAGGACCTGCCGGAAGACAATCCCTTCCGCCGCGAATTCGCCGACTTTCTCGAGCGCTACGGCCATCGCGGCATCTACGAGTCCTATCTGCGCAGTCCGCGCTGGCGCGACGATCCGGGCTACCTGCTGCGGCAGATTGCCGGGCTGATGGACTGCGATGCTGCCGCGATGCGTGCCCGCCAGACCCAAGCGCGGGAGGCCGCCCGTGAGCATCTCGCGCGAAAGATGCCCTTCTGGGCGCGCCGCTGGGCCGAGGCACTCGCCCGGACGGCGATGCGCGAATGCAACGACCGTGAAGCCGCGCGCAGCGCCTTCACGGCCTACGGCGAGGTCGCCCGGCGCCTGATGCTCGAAGCCGGCCGGCGGCTCGTCGCGAGCGGGGGCCTCGCGGCAGCGGAAGACATCTTCCACCTGATGCCGCCGGAGTGGGATGCGGCGCTCGCCGGACAGCTCACGGGGGCACCGCTGCGAAATCGCGTCGCGGACCGGCAGCGCCTGTGCGCGCAGTGGGAGGCAAATCCGGCGCCGGATGTGGTCGTGGACGGCGCGAGCGCCCCCGCAGCCGCTCCCACCGCGGCGGGCGCGCGAGACGGGGGCTGGCATGGCACTGCGGTCGGTGCCGGCCTTGCCACAGGCCCGGCCCGCCCGATCCGCCGTCCCGAAGAAGGCGGGCATCTGGCGCCGGGCAATATCCTCGTCGCGCCTTCGACCGACCCTGCCTGGACGCCGCTCTTCCTGAAGGCGGGCGGGCTGGTGATGGAGACGGGCGGCTATCTGTCGCACGGTGCGATCGTCGCCCGCGAATTTGCGATTCCCGCGGTGGTGAATCTCCCCGGCATCCTCGACGAGATCGGCGACGGCGCCCCTGTCGAGGTCGACGGGCGGCGCGGGACAGTGCGGCGCTTCGGTTGA
- a CDS encoding substrate-binding domain-containing protein yields MSVKLDYCFVPGAADALPERVLQLQNPLLAMLDAIHMHGTLGKAATELEVSYRHLWGELKRYEATFGQALIVGGQGRAAQLSEFGERLLWAEKRILARLLPQAESLAAQLDRELLLAINPALQVLRVCASHDLLFSGLRDALWHQAGVLLDVDYVGSAQALERLNAGACVLAGVHLPFEDEELSRRGSRIQLALGPELRLGMHKLIRFMGREQGLIVRQGNPLGLASLADLTRPGVAFVNRPRGSGTRLILDELLARDGIAPERIAGYATEEATHLSVAASVAAGHASCGFGLRAAADRFRLGFVPLVREQYCLVCLKEALDSEPVRVVLDFIRSPDFRLLVETLPGHDAEAAGEIVSLRRTLPWYK; encoded by the coding sequence ATGAGTGTGAAACTCGACTACTGCTTCGTACCGGGGGCTGCCGACGCGCTGCCGGAGCGGGTATTGCAGTTGCAGAATCCGCTCCTCGCGATGCTCGACGCGATCCACATGCACGGCACGCTGGGCAAGGCGGCGACTGAGCTCGAAGTGTCTTACCGCCACTTGTGGGGCGAGTTAAAGCGCTATGAGGCGACTTTCGGGCAAGCGCTCATCGTCGGCGGCCAGGGGCGGGCCGCGCAGTTGTCCGAGTTCGGCGAGCGCCTGCTATGGGCCGAGAAGCGCATCCTCGCGCGCCTGTTGCCACAAGCCGAAAGCCTCGCCGCCCAGCTCGATCGCGAACTGCTGCTGGCGATCAATCCGGCCTTGCAGGTGCTGCGAGTCTGCGCGAGTCACGACCTGCTGTTTTCCGGCCTGCGAGATGCGCTATGGCACCAGGCGGGCGTGCTGCTCGACGTCGATTACGTCGGCAGCGCGCAGGCGCTCGAACGCCTCAATGCCGGCGCCTGCGTGCTTGCCGGTGTGCACCTGCCGTTCGAGGACGAGGAACTGTCGAGGCGCGGGTCGCGGATCCAGCTCGCGCTCGGGCCGGAACTGCGGCTCGGCATGCATAAGCTGATCCGCTTCATGGGCCGCGAGCAGGGGCTGATCGTGCGCCAGGGCAATCCGCTCGGGCTCGCATCGCTCGCCGACCTCACCCGGCCCGGCGTCGCTTTCGTGAACCGGCCCCGCGGGTCGGGCACGCGTCTGATCCTCGACGAACTGCTCGCGCGGGACGGAATCGCCCCCGAGCGGATCGCGGGCTATGCGACCGAGGAGGCGACGCACCTGTCCGTTGCGGCGAGCGTCGCGGCCGGGCACGCGAGCTGCGGCTTCGGGCTGCGCGCCGCGGCCGATCGCTTCCGCCTCGGTTTCGTGCCGCTCGTGCGCGAGCAGTATTGCCTCGTCTGCCTGAAGGAAGCGCTCGACAGCGAGCCCGTGCGGGTGGTGCTCGACTTCATCCGCAGCCCGGACTTCCGCCTCCTTGTCGAGACTTTGCCGGGCCATGACGCCGAAGCGGCGGGCGAGATCGTGTCCCTGCGGCGCACCTTGCCCTGGTACAAGTAG
- a CDS encoding XdhC family protein — protein sequence MDSVNLEVLRQAVAWNEAGIPVTLATVVRTWGSSPRPEGALLTIAGDGRLVGSVSGGCIEDDLLDRLRSERPTAPEHVTYGITAEQTRRFGLPCGGKLELVLEPIGPANRLAETLAAIERGEMVARSLDLITGAVDLLGDVPDAAVVFDGKTLVSAFGPRWRMLIIGAGQLSRYLAEFALALDYQVTISEPREEYRDSWTVPGATITTEMPDDAVIALRPDRRTVIIGATHDPKLDDLALIDALKTNAFYIGAIGSRANSERRRERLKLFDLTDADVDRLHGPVGLPLGARTPPEIALAILADITARRNGVALTAAVERIPSSAEACPTLA from the coding sequence ATGGATTCCGTCAATCTCGAAGTCCTGCGCCAGGCCGTCGCGTGGAACGAAGCCGGCATCCCGGTCACGCTCGCGACCGTCGTGCGCACCTGGGGCTCGTCGCCGCGGCCCGAAGGGGCGCTGCTCACGATCGCCGGCGACGGCCGGCTCGTTGGCTCGGTGTCCGGCGGCTGCATCGAGGACGACCTTCTCGACCGCCTGCGCAGCGAGCGCCCGACGGCGCCCGAGCATGTCACCTACGGCATCACCGCCGAGCAGACGCGCCGCTTCGGTCTGCCCTGCGGGGGCAAGCTGGAACTGGTGCTGGAGCCGATCGGCCCCGCCAACCGGCTGGCCGAGACGCTCGCCGCGATCGAGCGCGGCGAGATGGTTGCGCGCAGCCTCGACCTCATAACCGGCGCCGTCGACCTGCTCGGCGACGTGCCCGATGCCGCGGTCGTATTCGACGGCAAGACGCTCGTCTCGGCCTTCGGGCCGCGCTGGCGCATGCTGATCATCGGCGCTGGCCAGCTCTCGCGCTATCTCGCCGAGTTCGCGCTGGCGCTCGACTACCAGGTGACGATCTCCGAGCCGCGCGAGGAGTATCGCGACAGCTGGACCGTGCCCGGCGCGACGATCACGACCGAGATGCCCGACGACGCGGTCATCGCGCTGCGCCCCGACCGCCGCACCGTGATCATCGGCGCGACCCACGACCCCAAGCTCGACGACCTCGCGCTGATCGACGCGCTGAAGACCAACGCCTTCTACATCGGCGCGATCGGCTCGCGCGCGAACAGCGAGCGGCGCCGCGAACGATTGAAGCTCTTCGACCTGACCGATGCCGACGTCGACCGCCTGCACGGCCCGGTCGGCCTGCCGCTGGGCGCGCGCACGCCACCCGAGATCGCGCTCGCGATCCTCGCCGACATCACGGCGCGGCGGAACGGCGTCGCGCTGACCGCGGCCGTCGAGCGCATCCCGTCGTCGGCCGAGGCCTGCCCCACGCTCGCGTGA
- the hcrB gene encoding 4-hydroxybenzoyl-CoA reductase subunit beta, which translates to MGALSEFRFFRPASAAEAVRLRAEHPASRFIAGGTDLLPNMRRGLVGAEVLIDLSAVDEIRDMRRDGDRLRIGAGVSLAAVAADPLVRERLPALAEAALAVAGPTHRVAATLGGNLCLETRCQYFNQSEHWRAANQFCMKLDGDTCRVAPKSSRCYAAFSGDVAPALLALGAEVELLGPQGVRRLPLTDFYVDDGMKWLALGTDELLVAVTVPLVEGRVGSYEKLRVRGAIDFPLAGVAVVLRREGEAIAEVRIACTGVSSRPEFLVGLDELVGKPLDDAAFAAIERAIKRGTQPMETTLMSVPYRRRTTPVLAKRLVRRLWDEANQGG; encoded by the coding sequence ATGGGCGCGCTGTCCGAATTCCGTTTCTTCCGGCCGGCGAGCGCGGCCGAAGCGGTGCGTCTGCGCGCCGAACATCCGGCGAGCCGCTTCATCGCAGGCGGCACGGATCTCCTGCCGAACATGCGCCGCGGGCTCGTTGGCGCGGAGGTGCTGATCGATCTTTCCGCGGTCGATGAGATTCGCGACATGCGCCGCGACGGCGATCGGCTTCGCATCGGCGCCGGCGTCTCGCTCGCGGCGGTCGCGGCCGACCCGCTGGTGCGCGAACGGCTGCCGGCGCTCGCCGAGGCCGCGCTCGCCGTCGCGGGTCCGACGCACCGCGTCGCCGCGACCCTCGGCGGCAACCTGTGCCTCGAAACGCGCTGCCAGTACTTCAACCAGAGCGAGCACTGGCGGGCGGCGAACCAGTTCTGCATGAAGCTCGACGGCGACACCTGCCGCGTCGCGCCCAAGTCGAGCCGCTGCTACGCGGCCTTCAGCGGCGACGTTGCGCCGGCACTGCTCGCCCTCGGCGCCGAAGTCGAGCTCCTCGGCCCGCAGGGCGTACGCCGTCTGCCGCTGACCGACTTCTACGTCGATGACGGCATGAAGTGGCTCGCGCTCGGCACTGATGAGCTCCTCGTCGCGGTCACGGTGCCGCTCGTCGAAGGCCGCGTCGGCAGCTACGAGAAGCTGCGCGTGCGGGGCGCGATCGACTTCCCGCTCGCGGGCGTTGCGGTGGTGCTGCGGCGTGAGGGCGAGGCGATCGCGGAAGTACGCATCGCCTGCACCGGCGTGTCCTCGCGCCCGGAATTCCTCGTCGGGCTCGACGAACTCGTCGGCAAGCCGCTCGACGATGCGGCTTTTGCGGCGATCGAACGCGCGATCAAGCGCGGCACGCAGCCGATGGAAACCACGCTGATGAGCGTGCCATACCGCCGGCGCACCACACCCGTGCTCGCGAAGCGCCTCGTGCGCCGTCTGTGGGACGAAGCGAACCAGGGAGGCTGA